One genomic segment of Methylocystis sp. SC2 includes these proteins:
- a CDS encoding biotin-dependent carboxyltransferase family protein — protein sequence MSARLLIEAAGPGVTIQDEGRFGLSRYGVTPAGPMDRGAYLAATRAAGADSAIEVSVGGAAFRAEGARLCVAVAGGDFDIRLDGRPMPPACLLPLGDGARLVLRAGRSGAWCYVAVGGTLDLAPMLGSRAAHARSGLGPKPLAAGDALSLAEAPPPLEPLALAAPWLTASDAPIRLLLGPQAEYFAEEEIEAFLNARWRIGARSDRMAYRLEGPAIRHLRGHDIVSDGVAMGAIQIPGDGAPLALMADRQPTGGYPKIATVIGADLGRLAQLRPGEDLSFRAVDWDEAVAARRAYFEAIEAGATREPLSAEITTESLLAENLVGGVVDALD from the coding sequence ATGAGCGCGCGGCTGCTGATCGAGGCCGCCGGGCCCGGCGTCACGATTCAGGACGAGGGGCGCTTCGGACTGTCGCGCTACGGCGTCACGCCGGCGGGGCCGATGGATCGTGGCGCTTATCTTGCCGCGACGCGCGCCGCCGGCGCCGACAGCGCAATCGAAGTTTCGGTTGGCGGCGCAGCGTTTCGGGCGGAAGGGGCGAGGCTTTGCGTCGCGGTGGCGGGCGGCGACTTCGACATTCGGCTGGACGGGCGGCCAATGCCGCCGGCCTGCCTGCTGCCGCTTGGCGATGGCGCACGGCTCGTCCTGCGCGCCGGCCGCTCGGGGGCGTGGTGCTATGTCGCGGTCGGCGGAACGCTCGATCTCGCGCCCATGCTGGGCTCACGCGCCGCGCACGCCCGTTCGGGGCTGGGGCCGAAGCCGCTCGCCGCCGGCGATGCGCTCTCGCTCGCAGAGGCGCCGCCGCCGCTCGAGCCGCTGGCCTTGGCGGCGCCTTGGCTGACAGCCAGCGACGCGCCGATCCGGCTGCTGCTTGGGCCTCAGGCGGAGTATTTCGCTGAGGAGGAGATCGAGGCCTTTCTGAACGCGCGCTGGCGCATCGGCGCGCGCAGCGACCGCATGGCCTATCGTCTCGAAGGGCCGGCGATCCGGCATTTGCGCGGACATGACATCGTTTCCGACGGCGTCGCCATGGGCGCGATCCAGATTCCCGGCGACGGCGCGCCGCTGGCGCTGATGGCGGACCGACAGCCGACCGGCGGCTATCCGAAAATCGCGACGGTGATCGGGGCGGATCTGGGCCGGCTGGCGCAGCTGCGTCCTGGCGAAGACCTGTCCTTCCGCGCCGTGGATTGGGACGAGGCGGTCGCCGCCCGCCGCGCCTATTTTGAGGCTATCGAGGCCGGCGCGACGCGCGAGCCTCTAAGCGCCGAGATCACCACCGAGTCGCTGCTGGCGGAAAATCTCGTCGGCGGCGTCGTCGACGCGCTAGACTGA
- a CDS encoding DUF5765 domain-containing protein, with the protein MCWSGEASTVLAATGIAGAAYSALKKDPEPLALWVCLLYFASMESLQAVAYSVLNQCDSPLNQLMTMFGYLHITFQPFFINAVALYFMPKDSARIIAPWAYFGCFVAAIAMLLQLYPFAWAGHCALGRPLCGDVLCTVRGEWHIAWLLPTNGMGNSMADNAYLGRGYIEYPLMAFYIPSLYGSWRFILFSWVAGPFLASLTTGNINEWPAVWCLFSIGLVLAIIKTPLRYHLHVGDPWWMMLIKWWKRRKAAAKAALAATAPQPSEPVALLTEVKEPAE; encoded by the coding sequence TGAACCGCTCGCTCTCTGGGTCTGCCTGCTCTACTTCGCCAGCATGGAGTCGCTTCAGGCGGTCGCCTATTCGGTTCTCAACCAATGCGACTCGCCGCTCAATCAATTGATGACCATGTTCGGTTATCTCCACATCACCTTCCAGCCTTTCTTCATTAACGCCGTCGCGCTCTATTTCATGCCCAAGGACAGCGCCCGCATCATCGCGCCCTGGGCCTATTTCGGCTGTTTCGTGGCGGCGATCGCCATGCTGCTCCAGCTCTATCCCTTCGCCTGGGCGGGCCACTGCGCCCTGGGTCGGCCGCTCTGCGGCGACGTGCTCTGCACGGTGCGCGGCGAATGGCACATCGCCTGGCTGCTGCCGACCAACGGTATGGGCAACTCCATGGCGGACAACGCCTATCTCGGCCGCGGCTACATCGAATATCCGCTGATGGCCTTTTATATCCCCTCGCTCTACGGCAGCTGGCGCTTCATCCTGTTCTCCTGGGTCGCTGGTCCGTTCCTGGCGAGCCTGACGACCGGCAACATCAATGAATGGCCGGCGGTCTGGTGCCTGTTTTCGATCGGTTTGGTGCTCGCCATCATCAAGACGCCGCTGCGCTATCACCTGCATGTCGGCGACCCCTGGTGGATGATGCTGATCAAATGGTGGAAGCGGCGCAAGGCGGCGGCAAAGGCGGCCCTGGCCGCGACGGCGCCGCAGCCGTCCGAGCCCGTCGCTCTCCTCACCGAGGTCAAGGAGCCGGCGGAATAA